In the Candidatus Poribacteria bacterium genome, GTGCTGATAGACTCGCAGGAAGGTCTCCTGTGTAATATCTTCGGCGATGTGGAAGTCTCCTATCTTTTTCAGGGCGTACGCGTGAACCCGCCGTTGGTATTTTCTGATTAAATTTGCAAAGGCGGTTTCATCACCGGCAAGAATGCGTTGGATCAACTCAACATCATCGATTTTCATCAGACCTCTCCAGAAAGACTGTTTGTATCAAGGGACGTAACAATTTGGACGTTTCGCGGATAGGAACCCTTAAAAGATTCAAGAAATACCTACCCGTTCACTTCACTATATAATGACGCGAATTAGAAGGGAATAGGTGCATAATTCCGAAAAAATATGTCAAACAGAAAGTCAAGTCGCGATTAGGAGATCGTTCCTACAGAAGGGAGTGGCTTGAAAATTGGTGTGGTGAGATTCCGGTCTACTTAACGACCCTACCATCAATGTAACGCCCTGCGACATTGTGTCCGCACAGACTTAGCACCGTTGGAAAGACATCAACAGACCGGATGAACTTCTCGGTGATCGGATAACTCGTCGCAAGTGGGATGTGCAGATGTTCCGCAATCAAGGAACCGTGGGTCGCGTGATGCTCTGGTATTTCATAACGGGCGCGTAGGTCATAACCGCTCTCGGCACTGAGGACAAGGTCGCCGGTTCGTTCGCTTTTGAAAATCTGCCACAATTGAACAATTCCGTCTGGATACCGACCATCGTAGGTGCCACGTAATGCCTCTCGTGAGGATAAATTTTCATAGTGAGTGCCGTAGCCGAGTGGATCGATCCCCGTAAACCGGTAGGAGAAGCGCAACGAGTCTGCGGATTTGAAAGTCGCTGCTACGCTTTGTGGATTTCCGCGCTCCATCCGCTCTGAGCGACAGGAGATTCTTCCCTGGCCACCTCGGTTTTGAACGATAATGTCCCCCGTTTCGCTCTGTCCTGCGACGAGCCCTAATCCTTCCAATTCAATTAAAGCACTGATGACACCCATTTGGTGGAGTTTCTCGAAAGGTGTCCGTTCGCCCCATCCCTTTCCATCCGAGTTATTCTTAAAATAGAGATGTGTCATCCCATTTCCTGATACCATACTCGCAGATACGGTACCGTGCCGCCAGACCTTTGGATAATGTAAACACCGCCAACCGCCATCATCTAAGTGCTGTGGGACATCAATATGTGTATGCGTGTCGGTCATCCCATGGTCGCTGGTAATCAGAATGAGTGTTTCTTGGAGGGTGTTTGCCTTTTGCAAAGTATGCACGAGGTCTCCAATCGCGGTGTCTATCTCTCGGTAGGTCTGCATGACCTGCGGTGCTTGGGTGCTGAAATGGTGTGAAAAGGTATCTACTGCAGGAAAGAGACACATGATAAACTTGTCCCCTGCTTCGACTGATTTTTGTAATTGACGGACTGCAATCTGATTGACGAAGCGCCAGCGATGCGAAAAATGTGCGTAGGTATAAGCAAAGGGTTTAATCCGGCGCGTCAGATTTTTGGCTGGTGGGCACCCGCGAGCAAGGAGATTGTAGATGTTGCTTACGGGTGAGAAGAAGTTAAACAGAGTGGGGAAACCTGAAGGTAAATCGGATTCAAAACGCAGTCCGTCAAGCCCCATATAACTACAGATGCCGGGACGCTTGAAGCGGTGAGGGACATGAAATTTTGATTTCGAGAGCCACCGAATGCCCGGAATATTTGCCGTCCCCGGATACAATCCCATAAAAAATGGGATAAAGGCGGGTCCCGTCGTTGATGGGAAGACGGAGACCGCTTTATTCAAACTGCCGCGATCTACGACGTGTTTCTTGATGTTCGGGAGATCACCGTTTTCAATTAATGCTTTGAAAATTTCATAGGGTGCCCCATCAATTATAATAAAAACAACACGTTTGAAGCACGGTTTGGTTGATACCATCATTCGTCCCTAAATATGTAGACGTTTATTAGTGGGTGTTGTTTTTAGGTGCGCTGGAACATCAATTATCAAACTGGTGTAGAAATCTATGCTACGAATTCTTTTGTTGGGTATAGGTTTTCCACAATGCTTCTGGGTTCTTGATAGAAAGACCAACGTTGCCGCATTCACCGCAGACGGTTGCTCTCAACGCTTCTCTGTGAGACTGCTTAAAAATCATGGCATCAGGATTGCCCTGTACTTCGACCTCTAAGTCTTGTCCTACTCCTGCATCGTAGCGATCCCGAATCCGTAAGTCGGTCATGATTTTCTCGGAACTGCACCTACCACACGTTATTGAAGCCATGTGAATCGGTCTCCTTATTTTGCTAATCTACTCTGGTTGGCTAACTTATACAAACTATTGTATCCGAAATTTCAACCGATGTCAATCTTCTGATGTCGAAATTATGAAATTGCCAATGAAAATTTAACTTGATAATCTATCGTGTAATATTGTATAATAATTACATGTAACTAAGTTATACTAAAGTTTAGATAATTTAAGTGTTAAGGTAATTTCTATTCAATCCAACAATCCGACCTATCACATGGAGATTCTTAAAAATTGTCCAAAATTTACTAAGTATTTAGAAACTATACGTTTAATCTGTGGAGGATTGATTTATGCACGGATCAATGCGAGGTTTTGACAGCGGGAGATCATCTCGGCGGAGGATGCGTTCTTATCACGGAAGATCACGCTCCCCGAAGCTGGAGCATGAACCCCTGTCAACAACAGAAGATGTCCCTGAACGCCTGAAAGAGCAGGCAGAAGCATTACTTCAAACGGGGGAAGAGATCAAGGTTTCTGTTTCGACGGATCTGCGTTTTGATGGGACCTATGGCAAGGATTGGCTGTTAATTACGAACAGGCGACTCATCGCTTTCAATCAGAATGGTGTTCTCGGACACCACATGCGCGAGGTGCCACTCTCATCCGTTGAAGATATCGAAATCCTTGAAATGTACGGGAATAACATTCTCAAAGTGAGTACGACGGACAACGCTTTTGAGCTATCGCGCTACTCAAAACGGTTAACCCCGAAATTCAGTCGTGCTGTCTCAGAGTTGGAAGGATTAATTCCACAAACGGAAGGGAATTCAGACGGTAGACGTGGACACGGACGAGGTGGAATGTCCTTTGGAGAGAATAAGGGACGCTGTGAGAAGTGTGGTCAGCTTATTCCGCGTCGGTCAGATGTCTGTATCAATTGCATTCAGAAGGGGAAACTCATCTTTCGACTCATGAAGTACGCCGTTCCGTTCTTGCATATCATCGTCCCGGCGTTCCTCATAATGATGGTTATCCGTCTTGTCGGGCTTTACCCGCAGATACTCAGCAGGGATCTGATTGACAGAATTCTGACACCGGTCGGTCATGCCGTCACTACAGGATTGCCAATACCGGAAACAGATTGGGGTCACCTTCAAGGCGCGGTGAATTTTCTAAGCGGGTGGTTCGACAGCATGCCAGTCGGTGGGAGTTTCGGGCATCTGATAGGGATCGTTCTCCTCATGGCGAGTATCCGCGTGTTTTCGATGTTAGCCTCGGCGATACGGGGATATATGATGGCGTGGGTAGGGCAAAATGTCACGAGACGGCTCCAGAACGAGACCTATGAACATCTAAACATGCTCTCCGTGGATTTTTTTCAGGAACGAGATACTGGGAACTTGATGTCGAGAATCACGCACGATGTATCACGGCTCAGGGATTTCATCGCCAGTGGAATACAAGAAATTGGGGGTGATTCTCTCACAATCCTCTATATGTGCGGGATCATGTTTTATTTCAATTGGAAACTTGCGCTCTGGACGTTGATACCTATCCCGTGTCTTATCTTCTTCACGATCTTTTTTGGTAAAAAAATGAGCAAGGTGTACCATGTTTTATGGAAACGGTATGCGAACATTAGCACGATTCTCGCGAGCACGATTCCAGGAGTCCGCGTTGTCAAAGCATTTGCCCGTGAACGCTATGAGATAAACCGGTTTAGCGACATGACACATCAGGTATTTTCGGGTGAGATGAACGCTGCGAAACTTGGGACGCTTTACCGTCCGATTATGGAGTTTATCACCTATTCCGGTTCTATTTTGATTTGGTTAATCGGGGGATGGCAGATCTTCCAAAACGAGATAACCCTTGGCACGCTATTCATGTTCCAAAGTTATATGATGCAGTTCTTTAGACCTGTGTTTACCCTCTGTCAGATGAACGAAAGGTTTATCCGAGCAGGCACCTCCGCCGAGCGTGTGTTTGAAATTATGGATACACCTCCGAGCGTTGCTGATAAAAGCGATGCGGTAGCCCTCAGAAATATCCGTGGTGCTGTTGAATTTAGGAATGTCTATTTCTCTTACGACGGCGAAAAAAATGCACTCAATGGTGTCAATTTTACAGTGGAACCAGGTGAGATGATAGGGTTGGTTGGGCACAGCGGTGCAGGAAAAAGCACGCTCATCAACCTGATTACCCGTTTCTATGACCCGAATGATGGGGAAATAATGGTTGATGGTTACGACAGTCGTGACATTCAGGTTAAGGCGTTACGGCAACAGGTCGGCGTCGTCTTACAAGATCCATTCCTGTTCCAAGGCACGGTAGCGGAGAACATCGGTTACTCAAAACCGGGGGCATCTCGGATGGAGATTATTGCTGCTGCGAAGGCAGCAAATGCTCACGGTTTTATCCTCAAATTCCCCGATGGTTACGACACAATGGTAGGTGAAAGAGGGGCACGGGTTTCTGGTGGTGAGCGGCAGCGTATTTCTATCGCACGCGCAATTTTAAAAAACCCGCGCGTTCTTATCTTGGATGAAGCGACTTCCTCCGTTGATACCGAAACAGAGTCGAAGATCCAAGAGGCATTGGAACGACTCATCCAAGGAAGAACGGTATTCGCTATTGCTCACAGGTTGTCAACTCTTAAGTACGCCGACCGACTTGTTGTGCTGAAAGATGGCGAGGTTGACGAAATTGGGACACATGCGGAACTGATTGCCAAAGAGGGGACCTATGCGGGTTTGTGTGAGAAGCAGACTGAATTGTCAAAAATTCGCGCATGGTAATCTGCGTCTAAAGGAAAGGCAGATTCACAAAGGAAGCGATTAAGGTCACTGATGAAACAGAGGAGATTTAATAATGTCAGAATTTGATGCGAAACAGCGAGGTAAAGGTCCTCGTGAAAGACGAAAGAAACAGAAACACGGGAGAGAAGAACGAAAAAGGGATAATGTGGTGATGGTCAGAGTTGATGAGGGAGATCTCAATCGGATTGACGAACTCGTGGATTCCGGTCAGTTTAACAGTCGTTCCGAAGCGACTGCGTTCCTCATCAGTGAAGGCATCAAATCTAAACAGCAGATGTTCGAGAAGATGGCGGAAAAGATTTCTCAAATCCAGAACTTGAGAACTGAGCTTGGGGCGATGATTGCCGAAGACACAAAGTCATCCGAATCGATCGAACAGGAAGTCGATGAAACCCCCAATAACGGAGGAGA is a window encoding:
- a CDS encoding alkaline phosphatase family protein; translated protein: MMVSTKPCFKRVVFIIIDGAPYEIFKALIENGDLPNIKKHVVDRGSLNKAVSVFPSTTGPAFIPFFMGLYPGTANIPGIRWLSKSKFHVPHRFKRPGICSYMGLDGLRFESDLPSGFPTLFNFFSPVSNIYNLLARGCPPAKNLTRRIKPFAYTYAHFSHRWRFVNQIAVRQLQKSVEAGDKFIMCLFPAVDTFSHHFSTQAPQVMQTYREIDTAIGDLVHTLQKANTLQETLILITSDHGMTDTHTHIDVPQHLDDGGWRCLHYPKVWRHGTVSASMVSGNGMTHLYFKNNSDGKGWGERTPFEKLHQMGVISALIELEGLGLVAGQSETGDIIVQNRGGQGRISCRSERMERGNPQSVAATFKSADSLRFSYRFTGIDPLGYGTHYENLSSREALRGTYDGRYPDGIVQLWQIFKSERTGDLVLSAESGYDLRARYEIPEHHATHGSLIAEHLHIPLATSYPITEKFIRSVDVFPTVLSLCGHNVAGRYIDGRVVK
- a CDS encoding ABC transporter ATP-binding protein is translated as MRSYHGRSRSPKLEHEPLSTTEDVPERLKEQAEALLQTGEEIKVSVSTDLRFDGTYGKDWLLITNRRLIAFNQNGVLGHHMREVPLSSVEDIEILEMYGNNILKVSTTDNAFELSRYSKRLTPKFSRAVSELEGLIPQTEGNSDGRRGHGRGGMSFGENKGRCEKCGQLIPRRSDVCINCIQKGKLIFRLMKYAVPFLHIIVPAFLIMMVIRLVGLYPQILSRDLIDRILTPVGHAVTTGLPIPETDWGHLQGAVNFLSGWFDSMPVGGSFGHLIGIVLLMASIRVFSMLASAIRGYMMAWVGQNVTRRLQNETYEHLNMLSVDFFQERDTGNLMSRITHDVSRLRDFIASGIQEIGGDSLTILYMCGIMFYFNWKLALWTLIPIPCLIFFTIFFGKKMSKVYHVLWKRYANISTILASTIPGVRVVKAFARERYEINRFSDMTHQVFSGEMNAAKLGTLYRPIMEFITYSGSILIWLIGGWQIFQNEITLGTLFMFQSYMMQFFRPVFTLCQMNERFIRAGTSAERVFEIMDTPPSVADKSDAVALRNIRGAVEFRNVYFSYDGEKNALNGVNFTVEPGEMIGLVGHSGAGKSTLINLITRFYDPNDGEIMVDGYDSRDIQVKALRQQVGVVLQDPFLFQGTVAENIGYSKPGASRMEIIAAAKAANAHGFILKFPDGYDTMVGERGARVSGGERQRISIARAILKNPRVLILDEATSSVDTETESKIQEALERLIQGRTVFAIAHRLSTLKYADRLVVLKDGEVDEIGTHAELIAKEGTYAGLCEKQTELSKIRAW